AAAGATAGAAAATAGATTGTTTATATATCGACCATGTTATCATTAttgcagaaatatattttgtaattagAAATTATGCTAATAAGTCATGCATTATCAGCAACAATAGGTTTAGTTTTAGATTCTATTTTGGTATTCCGTCATATAAATTCATCTTGAAATTGATTGCCTGCAAAATCTAATTATATACAGTAAGTGTGAATAATTATGTGTGTTTGTTCTATAGATTCGACTTGAACTTTATTTTCCAACAGTAATGAAGTGATGTTATGTCATGTAAAGAAATGTCTAACTACTTCAGTAATGAACTTATCTTTTTCAAATATGATATATAACAACCATGATGTGATTAAAGATACAATGAATGCTTTCAGAACTGTGGTATAAATATCGATCTGTTTTTGCTAGTTCTTATCATGAATATCATGATTGAACGGAATAACTATATCCAGGCCTAAAAAGTGTTAAAGCATTGTTCTTATGTTTCGTATACAAAAACCTAGTACGGTTGAATCAAGACAGCGTCGTTTCTTGTTATACAATATAATATGTGACTCCTAGCCTTGACCGTTCAGTCGCGGTTGTTTTTAGTTCATATATTTTCTATAAACAATCAGACTAAAATGTACAATAATCATAATATAATTAAAGCTTTTTTAGGTTTTACATAACATgtcttctgttgccattgcgtatTTCGGGATTTCACCTGGCgggtataacttttatttacactgtcctgagactttggaacatggtgagggtAAGAGCGAGGTTAGGTACACCATAGACCGGTTTAAGCTCCAAGTTGTGGCTTTGTCGCTGATCGTTCCATGGCGGTGCCCactttgttcctttatttgtttgttttgtctttctgTGTTTGCTTTGTCTGAGTGTGTGTTTTGGTCATGTGCACGTCAACGTGCTGGGTTAAGGTTTGTGTTTGCTgcatttttggaacgtggctttacctgttggatatttatccttgttttctaTTAACACGCCTGATTATTGAACAATGGTTATATTTACAGTCTTGTCTATACGCATCGTTATTCTATAGTTTGATGGTTTAGATTCTCATTGCACTTTAATAAAAATTCACCCTTTGTCCTTGTATCAAACCTTGCCACAATGTTTAAAAACGGAAGCGAGGATAACACAGAGGTCATAATACttgaatatatattgtattttataaaaagcTAACAGTAGAAAATCGCACCTTATGTGAATATAGACCACGTTGATTATTAGAAAGAACAAGAGCAGTATTTGGCATAACTGAGATAAATGTCATGATTCTTTGAAGCAAGCTTATCTTATTTCATTCACATATCGCATATTTGTAACTCATTAAagtagaaaagaaatatttgaatatacAAAGACTTCACTGAGCACACAGTACCACCGGTCCCGCGGCCATCAGGTCCATCCCTATTaaggtttatatattttatgttatattttctggtcctttgggatcatggaatccattcaacatatgtgtaatagagttccgcttaagccggtgctagggggcgtgagaaatgttgcacatttcattacctctcatgaacagactcaatcaaaccgagtatgctatcattcttcttggttgcattctttgcttccaagggttctttttacagatgttattataagtatatcatcaaaaagatgaatggtaagggtagatttcacgaaagcacagagcacccaaaacacagccataaaGTCATGCATCGTAAAGTAGACCCGCAACAAGAAGCTGTAACGTAAacatattgtagacgggttgcttcaaatatccaacacttaagtacattttaattatatgcaaatacAAAATAAGGGGTAGGGGCGGAGGGATAAGGGTAGATAAAAGGATCGGATGTCGGAGAAAAGTGGAAAAAGCAGAAATCaatattcaacaggaaaagccaaaaccacaaaaatatttgataaacgaacatcTTTTGCAATAATGTACcaaaccattacatgttctgccgtacgaTGGATACTttgaatattctgaaaaaaaattgtcccctttaaaaatgaattccatttgtaaagaaataaaaataaacaatcgctgaaaactacGTTCTACCTAGTTATTTGAACTTTCAACACTGGgacattattagtcccctactggttgaaaaccagtttcggggactataggaatgcacttttccgtcattccgtctgtccgtccgtccgtccgtccgtccgcaatttcgtgtccggtccataactctgccatccatgaagggattttaatattacttggcacaaatgttccccatgatgagacgacgtgtcatgcgcaaaacccggacctctagctcaaaggtcaagttcacaattggaggtcaaaggtcaacagggcttttttcctgtccggtccacaactctcccatccttgaagggattttagtattacttggcacaaatgttttccatgatgagatgatgtgtcatgcgcaaatcccggacccctagctcaaaggtcaaggtcacaattggaggtcaaaggtcaacagggcttttttcctgtccggtccataactcgcccatccatgaagagattttaatattacttggcacaaatgttccccatgaggagacgacgtgtcatgcgcaaaacctggacccctagcttaaaggtcaaggtcacaattggaggtcaaaggtcaacaaggcttttttcctgtccggtccataactttcccatctatgaagggattttaatattacttggcacaaatgtacctcataataagacgatgtgtcatgcacaactttcagacccctagctcaaaggtcaaggtcacacttagcagtcaaatgttaacatagcatgaacagggtctgtttcgtgtccggtccataactctgacattcattaaggaattttaatatcacttagcacaagtgttccccatgatgagacgacgtgtcatgcgcaaatcccagacccctagctcaaaggtcaaggtcacaattgggggtcaaaggtcaacagagtttttttcctgtcccgtccataactctgccatccatgaagggattttaatattacttggcacaaatgttccccatgatgagacaacatgtcatgcgcaaagcccagacccttagctcaaaggtcaaggtcacaattggaggtcaaaggtcaataaggtttttgccctgtccgatccagaactctgtcatccatcaagggattacagtattacttggcataaatgtttcccatgatgagacgacgtgtcatgcgcaacacccaataccctagcttaaatgtcaaggtcacactttgagatcaaaggtcaagaggatttttttcctgcccggtctataactttgtcatgcaaagcaggatttagatatcagttggcacaaatattcccctggatgagacaacatgtcatgcgcaagaaccaggtccctaggtctaaggtcaaggtcatatttagaggtcaaaggtcaaattcaagaatgactttgtacgggacatttcttcttcatgcatggagggattttgatgtaacttggaccaaatgttcaccaccatgaggcacccttgtttttagaattacgtccctttgttgttactataaatagattttattgtaacttttttattactggcggtagagaaaaatcgagaccacttttctgtggtacagcatgcatgttacatccaatttttaggtgtattttgacctatctctacctggtaaagagtttcttgtggacttgtattatatagattttttttttttttatagtacaatattgtttatacatcattgacagatatcagttcattatgttatactgcagtagagaaaattaggtgccttccagtaggggactttgtattgcatggcagtacttcattcacttgtttcaatTGCACCATATATAACAGATCTTTGAAAATGGtggtttttaaaggcgtttagcTGTCCAAAATGTGttccctttatgcagtccttttccggaattcaatgtatatatcagtatatttCTTTGTAGTAATATACGTGcatattttatatgctgttcaattttcatgtgaaacaaccctttctttctacgATTTGGTGACGTttgatattttctctcaaaatgcGTTAATGCCAATCTTCTCTTTGGGCAATATGTTAAGTAATCAATCTCCAATATGTTCTGAGATATTTTTTATACCATTTTTATACCAATTTAGGACACAGTATCAATTTTGAAAACTAGCTGTAAAATGGAATAAACATGTATAACATGAATAAGAAAGCCTGTTACATTCCAACATATAATAgcatttcttatttcttattatttaCTAGTTTTACATGTGGACGGTTTTGATATACTTCCTTGACTAAACATcaatcaacaaaaaaaatgaatttattattatGTTCAAAAGTGTAGACTActgaaatatgagccgtgccacgagaaaaaccaacatagtgggtatgcgaccagcatggatctagaccagcttgcgcatccgcgcagtctggtcaggctccatgctgttcgcttttaaagcctattggaattggagaaactattagcgaacagcatggatcctgaccagactgcgcggatgcgcaggctggtctggatccatgctggtcgcatacccactatgttggttttcccgtggcacggctcatatgtgaaTAAAATACAGTCATCTATGATATGAAACTGATTCAAAACCAACATGTATTATTCTCGGGAAGGTATTGTCAAAGAATGAcattgaaatctgttttatatgACAAAACACTATGAGGAATTATCACAACACAACTGCTTTTAATGACAAGGAAATGGCTGGCCATATTATCTGTACTGAGATATATTAAACtaaattaatatcaatattttatcatatttaatttTGCTAGGGACACAATAATCACTATAAACAAGTGTATATTTGCTTAACGTCATCATGTATGTTAATATATTAACTTCAAACACAGGTGTTTAAATTCATTTTCCTTTCTGTTTGAAATTGCAAATAACAAGTTTATGTCTTATttcaaatgttataaaattttgcGACAAAACCGTACGTAATAGTATTCAGGAATCACATTTTAAGTTAAGGAATAttataatgcacggaggggcacctggggtcttcctccaccattaaagctggaaaatcgccatatgacctatcatgtgtcggtgcgacgttaaatccaaccaaaaaaaaaacattggtttGTCATCATTATTTGGACGTCAGATACGAGTGTGCGATTTTACTCAAGAGAAAATCATTGTTTGGTATGcgttatttcaattttaatacgATGTCAAGTATTATTATCGACGCGAtgcaccaaatatttgcctgttttgcgCGGTGTTCTTTTTAACGCCACTGTGACGTTTGACTCTATGACGTGATAACTTAACTGTGGCGTTAGTTAAACATAttaagagaaaaccaacatagtgcgtttgcgaccagcatggatccagaccagcatgcgcatccccgcagtctggtcaggatccatgctgttcgctaatggtttctctaattgcaatagggtttgaaagcgagaccagactgcgcggatgcgcaggctggtctggacccatgctggtcgcaaacgcactatgttggttttctcttatATGTTTTGCATGGTTCTTTGAACTTCTTTCGTTTGTCTTGTTTCTAAATGTTAAACATATCATGCATTTTGTTACCTATTTTTGCTAAAGGATTCACCTGGCATGGATGACTTTCATCTTCATGATTGTTGTGTGTTTGTTGTCTATAAACTTGTACTTGACAACAAGAACATACTAATTTTAAGTGTTCAGGTGACTGGAATTAACTTTTAGCATCCAGATAACTAAAATATGAccagaaatgatataaatatactTACAAGTACTTAGATAACAGAAATTGTAGAACTGATATAATTTGGGTAACATTATAATTCTTGTAAAAGAAACTTTAACtagaataaaaacatttaatcaaCAGAAACCTGATATTCAACAGTATTAATATAACAGTATCTTGATAACTAAAAGTATTTAGGTAATAAAAGTTCAATTTCTGATAACGTCAGTTTGATAAATTATTTGATACTACTCATATTCACGTGTAAGTAACTGATTATTCACATTAATGACTTAAATATTACATGTAACATTATGAAGACAATGAAATGGAAGTTATCACATACATCACTTCTAATTAAATTATTCAGGCACTACTATTATCATGTTTATGGACGACTATTATCATGTTTATGAACGATAGACTTGATTCTGTCAGTAAGTTAAGTAAGAAGTTATGAAGTTCATTTACTTAGACTTAGTCATGACATAATTTTCACACATTTGCTGCGACATTCTATCACACACACAAGTCTAAATGGGTAACCTGTTTAGTTTTCCCCTTTTGTTTAACATTGTCGGTTCAGCACAAAGAAACTTACATTAATCTTACAGACACATTTTCTACGAGGCAATATCAGgcaatcaagaaaaaaaactctGCATTCCTTCAGCACGCAATATCTAGCAGTCTATCCAGGCACATTTGATTGCCTGTGGATCGGCAACGTTtaaatattcattacaaatatttacagaatgtttCTCATCCGGAAATAACGTCTTTTCAAGTTTTTCAAGAGCTTTCTGAAATGACGGGTTTAAAGACACCTGTGGTCTCTGCTTTTTCACCATATTGTACGCTTGACGAAGTAATAGACCTTCATAAGACATCAGATACTGAACTGCAAAAAGGGCTGCTCTAGATTTCCCTTCATAGCTATATATCAGAACCTTCTTTGAGCAACGCCTTGCTCCTTCAATGAACTTATTCACTTCTTCAAAATACTGATCTATCGCTTCATTTTCTTCATCTGGCACAGCTATGATCAAGCGAGATCGGAAGTGTTTAAACTCAATTTGACAGAGACAAGGACAAGCTAGTTTTTTCTGCGCGGGTACCTGCATCTCATTTAGATTACTAATGTCCACCAATGACTCTATGTCCAAACGACACAACCTTCTTTCATTATAAGCTGACTCTATACTACCTATAAACATGTACTCTGTAATCTGCGCTATTTGTTCGTCACGGTACATATTTGGAGATAGCAAACAGCCAATTCTTAAGTCGTCGGGATCCGTTTTTGTTAGTGAAAGTGTTCGTTGAAGACTATTTTTCTCGCTGTTTTTCAGTGATGTGTACTCTTGTAGACTGAGAGAAGACTTTTGTAATGTTGGTTTAGTGTCAGTGGCAGTAGAATGTGTAAAGGATGTGGTGAATATATCAGGGACTTTCAGGCTTTTGCTCCCAGAATACTGATCAGATTCCTTTTTCGCTATGCTATCCAGAGCGGAAACACTGTGGTTAACCTTCACTGGAATTTCTGTAGGATTTCTTTTGTTAATTAGTTCCGGACAAGAGACTGTCAGTTTCTTTGTCCGCAGTTTTTCATGTGCACCTTTAAAAGCAGCTGCTGCAAATATGGACACTGAATGTTTATTTATAACGTTTGCAAATTTTGTCTTTGGTTTTTGATTATAGTTATTAATCACAGAGTTTTTCTCAAAGAATGCAAATCTTCTGTCCTTTGCCGAGTCCACGGAACTTGCACTCCTTGGTGATATACAATTGCTGTCCACTGAGCTGCTTCGGAAAGCTGACAGAGGACTGTTATACAGTGTTGGATTTGGTGATATTGCACGGAATTCAGTTGGACTGCTTGGATATGGTGAAAATGAGCCTTCTGATGAATTGTCGCGAGATACTGAGAATGGGAAATCAAGAGCAGTTTCGCCAGCAGAGTAACTACGCTGATCACAAAGTTTTCTATGGCATAAAGGACTTCCAAAATCTTTAGAAGCTAATCTAAAACTTTGACTATGAGTGTCATTGTTTCGTAAGGTCAGGGGTGAAAGGGCATTATCGGCAGACAAAGGTCTATGCGGTGATGGAGGAGTAGGTGCATGGAAATTGAAGACAACTTTATGTTCTGTGTAACGGCTATAGAAGGGACCGTTAGTTGGACCAGAAAATGGTTCGCATCTCTTCGCACTGGACATTCTCGATCATCTGAAATATAGAAGTACAGAATCAAAACATATCATAAGCATATTTATTCATTAACATTCGTTAAAATATTAGATTTCATTGTACCACTCAGTTCTATATGATTTATAGATACGAATTTATgcaatcattttcatttcattacataATGAATTGATAAATCAATATTACTTCGGCTGTTTTAAACTGAACTCTAGCACAAAACTGCTGTTTTTGGCGTTTGAAGTGGGTGTTTTTACACGAGAGCAAAGGGTGTTAACAGAGACATTCTCGAGCacaaacatttgctgaaaacacAACGTTTTACATATGCGCGTTCCGTTGCAAAGAGTACGCGTAATACGGCTCCATAATGGATGTCatacggaaatgacgtcaacgtgatcAAACAACGCTGATATTTCCGCGCATTTCATGGACGTTTATTCACGTTGATGGATAATATATTCATCGTTTAGCTTTATACACGTttaatgctagaatagcgttagcgcatattTATTTATAGGAAACAAACTAGTCcctagggattctgcagatgttgtaacAACAAAAACATGCGTTGTCCCTACACTAAAGTAGCTAACTGCAGTGCTTATTACATATTCTAACTTCTAACATGgcttgatttgatttccagttaaacaaagaagtaaaCCAAGCTATgcatattctgcaataaacaacggttgacgcgcggaccggtaagaaagcattatgacgtcaattatgacgtcagattgccgcttgacgtccgatacattattcCTCGgttaaatgaagtccagcataatatttattaaaaaatgtcaatgagcatgtcataatgaaaataatcaaggtcttcttgtgattcatcgtctaatttaccacggttcagagttcagatacgTAAGAATTGAACCACGAGTGCGTTAAagtcttgattatttgttaaatgaaaaatcCACGCACATTTCTGTAAAAACACGGAAATCCGACGTCACGCCGACATATTATTTGGCGACCAACAGGCACagagaaagagtgctactatatttgatctgttattttatataaaatacgttTCAGAGTCGAAATGATACAATGGAATGGTGTTACACTTAACTAACACACATTGTTAGGTTATCAGACGCGTAAAAATTACGTGCTACTTCCTGTATTTTAACAATGTTAAAAGACGCCGCGTCTACCAACTATATTTGTTGCCTATACGTCTTTACATACAagtcatattagaatcaaaataataattggCAGAACCAAGTTTAAACATATCTCAACAGTACGAATCGGTTGTACGCCGCGTGTATaattcactcaggctccgccctCTTGAAATAATTCCGCAAGAGAAAACCTCTTCTATTGTTTCGAAAATTATGTTAAAACGTAGTTCTGCTATatgtcattttataaaataaatatacataaataagaGAAAATGAGGGCGAAATGCATCCAATCTATTTCTTGTGCTTCCAATACATTTGTACAAAAGGTTCGTTATAGTTTTGAGATgtcattacaaatacattttagcCGCCGTGTTAGGTGtccatatttagaaaaaaaaacactttttgcCGAAATTTTGCCATACGCAATCCAAATGAACGTGTAATAcgttaatatataaattaaaaaaaaaacttgcaataCGTTAACGTATACATTTTAATATCCTGGCTGCATAgttatttactttataaaaactgcaaacattttataagtaaattttaagtcTCTAATCTGATGGCTAAACCGTATTATTTTTGGAGCCAGGGggaataaaaaatgtcattacaGAAACAATAATGCTGGAGTTACCTCCACTGTTAAAGAAGAAAactcatatgagccgcgccgtgggaaaaccaacatagtgggtgtgcgaccagcatggatccagaccagcctgcgcatccgcgcagtctggtcaggatccatgctgttcgctaacagtttctctaatcccaataggctttgaaagcgaacagcatggatcctgaccagactgcgcggatgcgcaggctggtctggatccatgctggtcgcacacccactatgttggttttcccatggcacggcttttatataaattatatgactGAACAAACACAGGGACGGGAGTCAGTTTAATAGTTTAAGAGGGCAGACGTCCGCACTTGGTGCCAGACATTTATAGGTAATTGATGTTcactttatttattgtttttggttGTACCCTATTTTATACattgcaagtttagtaaaaaggATGTTGTTCATCGTTTCCATTTTTACCTTTTCCtgttatataaaatcattatttgtctGTGTTATTTTCGTATACCCTTTGTCATTATTTTCTCAGGTATTTTCATACCTCATTATTATAGCTGTGCATTTTTCCTGCAATTATGTCGGCGCGCTTCATAGCCTTTAGATAAACGACATGTCGTTATGGTAACAAAATAAGGATTACCCTGTAATCTTTAGATTAAATTATTGATCGGTTTTAGGTTTGTAAACAGAATGTTATCGCAATGTGATGAAAAAAGctcaattctctgtaagaacagTCGGTATTTTATTTGTATCCAATATGAGAGCGCATGGTTATTATTTTATAATACcgagattttaaaataataataatttgttgtATGTGCAGAGTGCATCTCTCTAAAATCATTTGACCATTGTCAAATATAACGTACAAATGGACCTTAAATCATGTTGAGAAGTTTAAAAACCactatgagccgcgccatgagaaaaccaacatagcggctttgtgaccagcatggatccagatcagcctgcgcatccgcgctgtctggtcaggacccatgctgttcgctgacagtttctctaattgcaataggctttgaacgcgaataacatggatcctgatccgcgcatgctagtctggatccatgctggtcacaaagccaccatgtttgttttcccatggcgcggctcactttATAATCCAAAGCATACTGTAATCACAATGTATTTTTTGCGAAGTACAGAGTGCCAATTTTTCGGAAAGCCACATAGATttagatacatttatttttagagACACCCGGAATATATTGTCCAACTTGTTATGTATACATAATTCTAAAGGTGGCCAGAGATCACTTTACTGTTGCACAATTTGAAACAATACGTATGGTCAAAGTCCCCATAACTAAATTTACTACTACATactaatatgagccgcgccatgataaaaccaacataatgcgtttgcgaccagcatataTCCAGACCAACCTTTTTCATAGTCGGTAGATCAATTCcagatattgataaaatattagataacaaaaaagtaattttgatgttatttgggTCGGTACGGTCAAAAAGTAATTATGTAGTGAGTAACATGTgaccatacatgtacattgtagtGCTTTGGGATACGTTTGTCCTACTGACACATTTATACTGGTTTTGTGCAATACACGCTAGCTTCGTGCTGAACTCCCGAACATATGCGAGGATTTTTGTTTAGTAAGTGTATGTAGACGGGGTAGGATATTCGAGATAAATACTTTGAAACTATCAGCCGTGTTGAATGCCTCACAATCATAGTCTGTTTAGAAGAAAAAACACCGTGGCATGAGGAATAGGCGGAGCTTTTACAGCGACTTACTACTTGTAATTTAGTAATATATCTATAAAAGAATATACTCCTGCAAAACTTGTCctagaatttgtttgttttgtttattagtattttaagtcttatatataaatttgaaataactaCTGCTGTGAACTCATTAAGAAATACAGTTCGTAAATACTTTTACTCATAGAATAGTAGCATTGTAATTCTGAAAAACGGTCAAATACAGCATTGTCTCTAAGACTTAGTTTATTATCTAGTGCTGATGCATAGAAGCCAGTGTTGGTCGAGGCACACCTAACCCTCCACATTCCCCAAGACAAAAATATATGAGCGCCTCTTT
This is a stretch of genomic DNA from Mercenaria mercenaria strain notata chromosome 4, MADL_Memer_1, whole genome shotgun sequence. It encodes these proteins:
- the LOC123552046 gene encoding uncharacterized protein LOC123552046; protein product: MSSAKRCEPFSGPTNGPFYSRYTEHKVVFNFHAPTPPSPHRPLSADNALSPLTLRNNDTHSQSFRLASKDFGSPLCHRKLCDQRSYSAGETALDFPFSVSRDNSSEGSFSPYPSSPTEFRAISPNPTLYNSPLSAFRSSSVDSNCISPRSASSVDSAKDRRFAFFEKNSVINNYNQKPKTKFANVINKHSVSIFAAAAFKGAHEKLRTKKLTVSCPELINKRNPTEIPVKVNHSVSALDSIAKKESDQYSGSKSLKVPDIFTTSFTHSTATDTKPTLQKSSLSLQEYTSLKNSEKNSLQRTLSLTKTDPDDLRIGCLLSPNMYRDEQIAQITEYMFIGSIESAYNERRLCRLDIESLVDISNLNEMQVPAQKKLACPCLCQIEFKHFRSRLIIAVPDEENEAIDQYFEEVNKFIEGARRCSKKVLIYSYEGKSRAALFAVQYLMSYEGLLLRQAYNMVKKQRPQVSLNPSFQKALEKLEKTLFPDEKHSVNICNEYLNVADPQAIKCAWIDC